Proteins co-encoded in one Arachis hypogaea cultivar Tifrunner chromosome 11, arahy.Tifrunner.gnm2.J5K5, whole genome shotgun sequence genomic window:
- the LOC140176049 gene encoding uncharacterized protein translates to MTDWVIPFFQHGRSFVKDNKGELFYINGNVKRFPPLDLDLVNYFDLKKMFEELGYHAYKKMYWYDPTAPSYEAGLYPIYGDKEIREMCDKKREDRETDELCLFFDHPIIEDVDFEDNDDTDEHSEAEVLSDEPISDNDSYDSYESAEDEAYKPPPPGFEDDTYDSYDSFEDEELMKKTKRKGGKRDKKGKKKAVGKKDNARKMAVEKRDNARKKGRPKQTTRPNDKYGPNIIVGPTPTNGSTPTATPSPTAGGSEFGVGPGIAEEEEGDDIFSDESDGLVFESEGFDTPQSSDNEGDDFDWPQFNEEADFGDVQLQLNMEFATLDQFKHALKNYTIAEERRFFMLKMIIEELDASLQVGKRRL, encoded by the coding sequence ATGACTGATTGGGTTATCCCTTTCTTTCAACATGGGAGGAGTTTTGTCAAAGATAACAAGGGTGAACTATTTTACATTAATGGGAATGTAAAGAGATTTCCTCCTTTGGATCTTGATTTAgtgaattattttgatttgaagaaAATGTTTGAAGAACTTGGTTACCATGCATACAAAAAGATGTATTGGTATGACCCAACAGCTCCTAGTTATGAAGCAGGCCTATATCCTATATATGGAGACAAGGAAATCAGAGAGATGTGTGACAAAAAGAGGGAGGACAGAGAGACGGATGAATTGTGTCTGTTCTTTGATCATCCAATTATAGAAGATGTTGATTTTGAGGATAACGATGATACTGATGAGCATAGTGAGGCCGAGGTCTTGTCTGATGAACCAATTTCTGACAACGATAGCTATGATAGCTATGAAAGTGCTGAAGACGAGGCGTATAAACCCCCACCTCCAGGATTTGAGGATGACACCTATGATAGCTATGATAGCTTTGAAGAtgaagaactcatgaagaaaacaaagagaaaaggtGGCAAAAGAGATAAGAAGGGTAAGAAGAAAGCTGTTGGAAAAAAggataatgcaaggaagatggcTGTTGAAAAAAGGGATAATGCAAGGAAGAAAGGTAGGCCTAAACAGACTACTAGGCCCAATGACAAATATGGGCCCAATATAATTGTTGGGCCTACTCCTACTAATGGGTCTACTCCGACTGCTACGCCTAGTCCTACTGCTGGTGGGTCAGAATTTGGTGTTGGACCGGGTATAGCAGAGGAAGAGGAAGGGGATGACATCTTTAGTGATGAGTCTGATGGTTTAGTATTTGAGTCAGAGGGGTTTGATACACCTCAATCATCAGACAATGAGGGAGATGATTTTGATTGGCCCCAATTCAATGAGGAAGCAGACTTTGGTGATGTTCAACTCCAATTGAACATGGAGTTTGCCACATTAGATCAATTCAAGCATGCCTTAAAGAACTATACTATTGCCGAAGAAAGGaggttttttatgttaaaaatgatAATAGAAGAGTTAGATGCAAGTCTGCAAGTGGGGAAGAGAAGGCTATGA
- the LOC112721067 gene encoding protein LATERAL ORGAN BOUNDARIES-like — MSSTNSPCAACKFLRRKCTQECIFAPYFPPDNPQRFACVHRVFGASNIGKILNDLSPCQREDAVTSLAFEAEARLDSPVYGCVRHIVILQQRLQQIQMDLLHAKSELSAYINPQGIQGPFSPHGIRGLPLYPQGKPPSSSAALFGPPYGPNVIQSLMPPSSVQHNGTMIANADLDPEQRELLEAQQLAAQQHDMMVRNYEHQHQQEYLRYNGATGIIEPVAAASPVSVVTADGDGRGSGVFAQMAAHSGAQGGELAPSLGLGTFDSGGTYHHQLQQQPPQHGGVGENYVGLANRHHYPVEAQFLLPSQQQQPLESEDCKSVGPSS; from the coding sequence atgtCGTCGACGAATTCCCCATGCGCGGCGTGCAAGTTCCTTCGTCGGAAGTGCACACAAGAGTGCATTTTCGCACCATACTTCCCGCCGGACAACCCACAGCGCTTCGCATGCGTCCATCGCGTCTTCGGCGCCAGCAACATCGGCAAGATCCTCAACGATCTTAGCCCCTGCCAGCGGGAAGATGCGGTGACGTCCCTTGCGTTCGAGGCGGAGGCGCGCCTCGACAGCCCAGTGTACGGGTGCGTCAGACACATCGTCATCCTTCAACAGCGCCTGCAACAAATACAAATGGACCTCCTCCACGCCAAGAGCGAACTCAGCGCCTACATCAACCCACAAGGCATTCAGGGTCCGTTCTCCCCTCATGGAATTCGAGGGCTCCCACTTTACCCTCAAGGAAAGCCGCCGTCTTCGTCTGCGGCTCTTTTCGGCCCGCCTTACGGCCCAAATGTTATTCAGTCTTTGATGCCACCATCTTCTGTGCAGCATAATGGAACAATGATTGCTAATGCCGACCTGGATCCAGAGCAGCGCGAGTTGTTGGAGGCCCAACAACTCGCAGCACAGCAACATGACATGATGGTCAGAAACTATGAACATCAGCATCAGCAAGAGTATCTAAGATACAACGGTGCTACTGGGATTATTGAACCTGTGGCAGCTGCAAGTCCGGTTTCAGTTGTCACAGCCGACGGCGATGGCCGTGGAAGTGGAGTTTTTGCCCAGATGGCTGCACATTCAGGCGCTCAAGGAGGTGAACTGGCACCTTCTTTGGGTTTGGGGACATTTGACAGTGGTGGAACTTATCATCATCAGTTGCAACAACAACCACCACAACATGGAGGAGTAGGGGAAAATTATGTTGGTCTTGCAAATCGTCATCACTATCCTGTTGAGGCGCAATTCCTGCTCccatcacaacaacaacaaccgtTAGAGAGTGAGGACTGTAAGAGTGTCGGCCCTTCTTcatga
- the LOC140176050 gene encoding protein ALP1-like codes for MGPEAFRQLCQKLKGTVRVKDSTRSTVEEQDCIGTIDRTHSRVKVPRVDAPRFHRRKDHPTQNILAAYGFDMKFTYVLSGWEGTTSDSRILKDALRTFYLGDAGFMLKFGILTLYRGVRYHLKEYSVREPQNSKELFNHRHSSLRNIIERCFGVLEKRFPIIADDTEPYYSFETMRDIFLAMLYAA; via the exons ATGGGCCCTGAAGCATTTAGGCAGTTGTGTCAGAAGTTAAAAGGAACTGTTAGAGTAAAGGATTCAACTCGTTCTACGGTTGAAGAGCAA GATTGCATTGGAACCATAGATAGAACTCATAGTCGTGTGAAGGTACCAAGGGTGGATGCCCCTCGTTTTCACAGAAGAAAAGATCACCCAACACAAAATATTTTAGCAGCCTATGGATTTGATATGAAATTCACTTATGTGTTGTCCGGTTGGGAAGGAACTACCTCTGACTCAAGAATTTTGAAAGATGCTTTAA GAACATTTTATCTAGGTGATGCTGGATTCATGCTGAAGTTTGGGATACTTACACTATATAGAGGTGTTCGGTATCACCTGAAAGAGTATTCAGTACGTGAGCCACAAAATTCTAAAGAACTATTCAACCACCGGCATTCTTCATTAAGAAATATCATTGAAAGATGTTTTGGAGTTCTAGAGAAAAGATTCCCAATTATAGCTGACGACACTGAACCATATTATTCATTTGAAACTATGAGAGACATTTTTTTGGCAATGTTGTATGCTGCATAA